The following are encoded in a window of Trichocoleus sp. FACHB-46 genomic DNA:
- a CDS encoding FAD-binding oxidoreductase — MSRVAVVGCGVVGAAIAYELSQIPGLTITVFDRQLPAQAATGAALGVLMGIISHKVKGKAWQLRLASMERYETLIPELEAIAGCTIPWNRNGILKLCFAEEDLTKWQTLAETRKSQGWELEILDAAQLQDQYPYLNSDSISAAIYSPRDRQVDPMALTRALVTAAERNGVTFHFEAAVETVTCSSDSSNSQICAQLQTTAGNFEIDWLVVAAGLGSTPLTAALQQSIEIRPVLGQALHLQLDQPLGILEKQPVITGNDVHIVPLGSNQCWVGATVEFAAGEEVVADEAQLQIVLEQAIAFCPALAKATILKTWSGLRPRPEGRPAPIIGPLPGYSNVLLATGHYRNGVLLAPGTAQVIRQLITAKQN; from the coding sequence ATGAGTCGTGTTGCTGTGGTGGGTTGTGGGGTCGTGGGAGCTGCGATCGCTTATGAACTCAGCCAAATACCAGGATTGACGATCACTGTGTTCGATCGCCAACTTCCTGCTCAAGCCGCAACGGGAGCTGCCTTGGGTGTGTTGATGGGCATCATTAGCCACAAAGTGAAAGGTAAAGCTTGGCAGTTGCGGCTTGCCAGTATGGAGCGGTACGAAACTCTAATTCCAGAACTAGAGGCGATCGCAGGCTGCACCATTCCCTGGAATCGCAACGGTATTTTGAAGCTGTGTTTTGCCGAGGAAGACCTCACTAAATGGCAAACCTTGGCTGAAACCCGAAAAAGTCAAGGCTGGGAGTTAGAGATTCTGGATGCAGCTCAGCTTCAGGATCAGTACCCTTATCTCAACTCGGATTCGATCAGTGCGGCCATCTACTCACCTCGCGATCGCCAAGTCGATCCGATGGCTCTCACACGCGCCCTGGTCACAGCTGCCGAACGCAACGGTGTAACCTTTCACTTTGAGGCTGCTGTCGAGACCGTCACTTGTAGCTCCGACTCCAGCAATTCACAGATTTGTGCTCAGTTACAAACGACAGCGGGAAACTTTGAGATTGATTGGTTGGTCGTGGCAGCGGGCTTAGGCTCCACACCCCTAACTGCCGCTCTGCAACAATCGATTGAAATTCGCCCAGTTTTAGGTCAAGCGCTACATCTGCAACTCGACCAACCCCTAGGTATTCTGGAAAAGCAACCTGTAATTACAGGCAACGATGTGCATATTGTGCCTTTAGGCTCGAATCAGTGCTGGGTGGGGGCAACGGTCGAATTTGCTGCTGGTGAGGAAGTTGTGGCGGATGAAGCGCAATTGCAAATAGTTTTGGAGCAAGCGATCGCCTTCTGCCCTGCCTTAGCTAAAGCCACCATACTCAAAACTTGGTCTGGTTTGCGGCCCCGACCCGAAGGCCGTCCTGCCCCCATCATTGGGCCGCTGCCAGGTTACAGTAATGTTTTACTCGCCACAGGTCACTACCGCAATGGCGTTTTGCTAGCTCCTGGGACGGCTCAGGTGATTCGCCAGTTGATTACCGCCAAGCAAAATTAA
- a CDS encoding alpha/beta fold hydrolase, translated as MAVEERLVEVGPLKWFCREANPMNSTDKPPVLLLHSFPSQSYSWRQVLPALAEQGFRAIAPDWPGFGFSAKPDKRDFAYTPDAFVGALADLLQALEVERFSLVVQGFLGAVGLRYALQNPDQIERLAIFNTPLSTTAKLPWKIQQMGLPLVGDMMTQDPLLVDRLLEGGGPYQVADKDLDVYRRPFLKSSDAGRSLLYTLRNLQLPTATAEIEPGFANWERPILVAWGMSDPWLPFSMAENFTKAVPDAELVKLEEVGHYAQEDWYEKVNEVLLPFLRRQSH; from the coding sequence GTGGCAGTTGAGGAGCGTTTGGTTGAAGTAGGGCCGTTGAAATGGTTTTGCCGAGAAGCAAACCCGATGAACTCAACGGATAAGCCGCCAGTGCTGCTGCTGCACAGTTTTCCTTCCCAAAGTTACAGTTGGCGGCAGGTGTTGCCTGCTTTAGCCGAGCAAGGTTTTCGCGCGATCGCCCCCGATTGGCCGGGGTTTGGCTTTTCTGCCAAGCCAGATAAGCGAGATTTTGCTTACACGCCTGATGCTTTTGTCGGAGCTTTGGCAGACTTGTTGCAAGCGCTGGAAGTGGAACGGTTTTCCCTGGTGGTGCAAGGTTTTTTGGGAGCTGTAGGACTCCGCTACGCTTTACAAAATCCTGACCAGATCGAGCGCTTGGCTATTTTCAATACGCCGCTCTCTACCACTGCAAAGCTGCCTTGGAAGATCCAACAAATGGGATTGCCCTTGGTGGGTGACATGATGACGCAAGACCCCTTGCTGGTCGATCGGTTGCTAGAAGGAGGTGGGCCTTACCAGGTGGCTGACAAGGATTTGGATGTGTATCGGCGGCCTTTTCTCAAAAGCTCGGATGCGGGGCGATCGCTGCTATATACGCTACGCAACTTACAACTGCCAACAGCCACCGCAGAAATTGAGCCAGGCTTTGCTAACTGGGAGCGGCCTATTTTGGTGGCTTGGGGCATGTCTGATCCTTGGTTGCCGTTTAGCATGGCCGAAAACTTTACTAAAGCGGTTCCTGATGCAGAGCTAGTAAAACTAGAGGAAGTGGGACACTATGCACAAGAAGACTGGTATGAAAAGGTGAATGAGGTGCTCTTACCTTTCCTACGTCGTCAAAGTCATTGA
- a CDS encoding pentapeptide repeat-containing protein, with protein MDVNELLQRYAVGKRDFAWADLQGADLAGSNLAQSNFNRANFTGANLKQANLSQANLTKANFSNVDLTGANLTGATCRKANFTGAILAGAILEAVDWTGATLPDGTMFEAIAAAEPETDTPLEDAAVISSEAARKETPELVETLALSTSARPRRTTVKEFQADLPWPSLLLLGVGYCCFGFLIGMHPGAGLAWVIAWLGSIAWLFEESLTWFAPLVGAIAVMAAAGVSVVLLAVCGVVTFTLLVMLKFLGWSWRAAVKDSLWVGAIGAVAITTASWLFADNEGTGAILVSGKFPFAILLLLGVSGAGLGAVAWGQMLGTGYSRKQTAWTFGGTTALGLLGGCLLALPLRG; from the coding sequence ATGGATGTAAATGAACTCCTACAACGGTATGCGGTAGGGAAGCGGGACTTTGCTTGGGCAGATTTGCAGGGAGCTGATTTAGCAGGTAGCAACTTAGCGCAAAGTAATTTCAATCGAGCCAACTTCACAGGGGCGAATCTTAAACAAGCCAACCTGAGCCAAGCTAACTTAACCAAAGCCAACTTCAGCAACGTTGATTTAACCGGGGCTAACCTCACAGGAGCTACCTGTCGCAAAGCCAACTTCACCGGAGCTATTCTTGCAGGGGCGATATTGGAAGCCGTTGATTGGACAGGGGCAACCTTGCCTGATGGCACCATGTTTGAGGCGATCGCTGCTGCTGAGCCTGAGACCGACACACCACTAGAAGATGCAGCAGTGATTAGTAGTGAAGCAGCGAGGAAGGAAACTCCTGAATTGGTAGAAACTCTGGCGCTGTCAACTTCTGCAAGGCCCCGACGAACCACGGTTAAAGAGTTTCAAGCCGATTTACCTTGGCCCTCTTTATTGTTGCTAGGGGTAGGATACTGTTGCTTTGGTTTCTTGATTGGTATGCATCCAGGGGCAGGGTTGGCTTGGGTGATTGCTTGGCTCGGCTCAATCGCCTGGCTGTTTGAGGAATCTCTGACTTGGTTTGCACCATTGGTAGGGGCGATCGCAGTGATGGCAGCGGCGGGAGTTTCTGTCGTGCTTTTGGCGGTCTGTGGTGTAGTCACCTTCACTTTGTTGGTGATGCTCAAATTTCTGGGTTGGAGTTGGCGAGCGGCTGTCAAGGATAGTCTTTGGGTGGGCGCGATTGGCGCAGTTGCGATTACAACCGCAAGTTGGCTATTTGCGGATAATGAAGGAACTGGCGCAATCCTGGTATCTGGCAAGTTTCCCTTCGCGATTTTGCTGCTGTTGGGCGTGTCTGGAGCGGGACTGGGAGCAGTCGCTTGGGGCCAGATGTTGGGGACAGGCTACAGTAGGAAGCAAACCGCTTGGACTTTTGGTGGTACTACTGCCTTAGGTTTACTGGGTGGCTGTTTGCTGGCGCTCCCCTTGCGTGGGTAA
- a CDS encoding GDP-mannose 4,6-dehydratase — MSSKSALITGITGQDGSYLAELLLTKGYQVFGLVRRSSSGNSSRISHFSDDIKILSGDLLDQCSLMDAIIEAQPDEIYNLASQSYIPTSWTQPSLTAEYTALGVSRLLESIRRCKPDAKFYQASSSEVFGQPDESPQTERTAFRPRNPYGVAKAYAHWMSVNYRQQYNLYTCCGITYTHESPRRGAEFVFRKITRAAALVKLGLLNELKLGNLDAKRDWCYAKDAVYAMWLMLQQQEADDYIIASGETHSVRELVECAFSCVNLNWEDYVSVDPAFYRPDEPVQLMGCIDKIRNQLGWQPQHSFQELVELMVEHDLKALQDQP; from the coding sequence ATGTCTTCTAAATCTGCACTAATCACAGGCATTACAGGACAGGACGGTTCCTATCTTGCCGAGCTACTTTTAACTAAGGGATATCAAGTTTTCGGTTTGGTCCGTCGTTCTAGTTCTGGTAATTCTAGTCGTATTAGTCATTTTTCCGATGACATCAAAATCCTTTCTGGAGACTTACTAGACCAGTGCTCCTTGATGGATGCCATTATTGAGGCGCAACCAGACGAAATTTATAATCTTGCGTCTCAAAGCTATATTCCTACTTCTTGGACCCAGCCTTCCTTGACGGCTGAGTATACGGCGCTAGGCGTTTCTCGGCTTCTAGAGTCAATTCGCCGTTGTAAACCGGATGCTAAATTTTATCAAGCTTCTAGTAGCGAAGTCTTCGGGCAACCGGATGAATCCCCGCAAACAGAGCGCACCGCTTTTCGGCCTCGGAATCCTTATGGGGTAGCCAAAGCCTATGCTCACTGGATGAGCGTGAATTATCGTCAGCAGTACAATCTCTACACTTGCTGCGGCATTACGTACACGCATGAATCTCCTAGACGGGGAGCAGAATTTGTGTTTCGCAAGATCACGCGAGCAGCAGCCCTCGTTAAACTGGGCTTGCTAAATGAGCTGAAGCTGGGGAATCTTGATGCGAAACGGGATTGGTGTTATGCCAAAGATGCCGTCTATGCGATGTGGTTGATGCTGCAACAGCAAGAAGCAGATGACTACATTATTGCTAGTGGTGAGACTCATTCCGTGCGTGAGTTGGTGGAATGCGCCTTTAGCTGCGTGAACTTGAACTGGGAAGATTATGTTTCGGTTGATCCTGCCTTTTACAGACCTGATGAGCCTGTCCAGTTAATGGGCTGTATCGACAAAATCCGCAATCAACTAGGCTGGCAGCCTCAGCATTCTTTTCAAGAGTTGGTGGAATTGATGGTAGAGCATGACCTGAAGGCTCTCCAAGACCAGCCTTAA
- the psbQ gene encoding photosystem II protein PsbQ, whose protein sequence is MRHYRSILALALAFVTAFLVSCSSPTSTKTLTYSPTQVERIQSYASGITALRGRMPELATLIENREWIDVRGFIHGPLGELRIRMGNLARNLLPDAQGQARQAAQDIFTHLEEIDEAAQNGDYRQAIRNYAEALKDFDAFFQLVPNS, encoded by the coding sequence ATGAGACACTATCGGTCAATTTTGGCTCTAGCACTGGCCTTCGTCACAGCGTTTCTCGTCAGTTGCAGTAGCCCCACCAGCACCAAAACCCTGACTTACAGCCCCACTCAAGTCGAGCGCATCCAAAGTTATGCCTCTGGTATCACTGCCCTTCGCGGTCGCATGCCAGAGTTGGCAACTCTAATCGAAAATCGTGAATGGATCGATGTTCGCGGCTTTATTCACGGTCCTCTAGGAGAGTTGCGGATCAGAATGGGAAATTTGGCTCGCAACTTACTGCCCGATGCTCAAGGGCAAGCGCGGCAAGCTGCTCAAGACATTTTTACTCACCTAGAAGAAATCGATGAAGCGGCTCAGAACGGCGATTATCGTCAAGCGATTCGCAACTATGCGGAAGCGTTAAAAGACTTTGACGCTTTCTTCCAACTCGTGCCCAACAGCTAG
- a CDS encoding alpha/beta fold hydrolase: protein MSETPDFILYAQHGWADSSREITALAQSLASPQTQVVTPNLGFVKTWLRIEPLIEHVEQVAIDMLATYPETPIRIIGHSMGGLIWLEVLNRHPEWWSQVDSLVLVASPVGGSDLGRIFDPLQFGLGIARDLGKNRRTIAETIAAVIPTLTIAGDYDGGSDGTIPVESSKFRHAKFVCIYGLPHATLKNHPAVAAAIRDFWGESTEESELSGHLIQRLRLVAGMTDAHRRDFERSQTLFTFEDGTTMRTWKNPFGVDHVFVASPRGQCLYGGFVGWLHADDLRQALEEIQREYQPQL from the coding sequence GTGAGCGAGACACCGGATTTTATTCTCTATGCTCAGCATGGTTGGGCCGATAGTAGTCGGGAGATTACTGCCCTGGCTCAGAGTCTTGCTTCGCCTCAGACCCAGGTAGTCACGCCGAATCTGGGTTTTGTTAAAACTTGGCTACGGATCGAGCCACTGATTGAGCATGTGGAGCAGGTTGCGATCGATATGTTGGCGACCTACCCCGAAACTCCCATCCGCATTATTGGGCACTCGATGGGCGGTTTGATTTGGCTCGAAGTGCTGAATCGCCATCCCGAATGGTGGTCGCAGGTAGACTCGTTAGTGCTTGTTGCCTCTCCAGTGGGTGGTTCAGACTTGGGCCGCATTTTCGATCCATTGCAGTTTGGGTTAGGCATTGCGCGGGACTTGGGCAAAAACCGCCGAACCATTGCTGAGACGATCGCAGCTGTGATTCCAACTCTGACGATCGCCGGAGACTATGATGGCGGCAGCGATGGCACGATTCCAGTTGAGTCGAGTAAGTTCCGTCATGCCAAGTTTGTCTGCATCTACGGCTTGCCCCATGCCACTTTAAAGAATCACCCTGCTGTGGCCGCTGCGATCCGTGATTTTTGGGGCGAATCAACTGAGGAATCTGAATTGAGTGGACACCTGATTCAGCGCTTACGTTTAGTGGCGGGCATGACTGATGCTCACCGTCGTGATTTTGAGCGATCGCAAACCCTTTTCACCTTTGAGGATGGCACGACAATGCGCACCTGGAAAAATCCCTTTGGCGTGGATCACGTCTTTGTCGCCAGTCCGAGAGGGCAATGCCTCTATGGTGGGTTCGTTGGTTGGCTCCATGCCGATGATCTGCGGCAAGCCCTTGAAGAAATCCAGCGAGAATACCAGCCTCAGCTCTAA
- a CDS encoding glycosyltransferase, producing MLKNSVLRSKRVLERVPRLLFLLKTEGLNPVLARIFRKLYFKLASPSLLAESHPPALEVPLSANPTYQQWLNKKFPREADLAKMAETLKVFRYQPTISVLMPVFNTPETFLREAIASVLDQIYPYWELCIADDASTQPHVKEILAEYAAQDPRIKVVFRSENGHISRSSNSALEIATGEFVALLDHDDLLTPDALYEVALLLNQHPEADMIYSDENKLNEQGQLLEPAFKPDWCPDSFLSRMYTCHLGVYRRSLLDQIGGFRVGYEGSQDYDLVLRFTEKTNQVFHIPKVLYCWRIHPESTATGEEDVKPYAYIAAQKALEESIERRGEPGKVLDAPGFLGIYHVRYQLPEQYLVSIIIPVTSEHQAFIKNCITSIFTKSTYPNYEVIVVSDRTVSQDTNRLLAQWQAKEPTKFKHHQLSKPCSSSSLSRYGTRQAQGSYLLFLNANTAVITPDWIGAMLEQAQRQSIGAVGALLRYDDDTIQHAGLIVGIRDAVGCNHKYLPATASGYMFQIQAINNFSAVSGACLMCKREVYEQIGGFDEKLTHQYYDVDLCLKMVEQGYRNIYLPHVALYHYESKEDKVCEPDLAYFRAKWQSFIKHDPCYSPHLTREYEDYRL from the coding sequence ATGCTAAAAAATTCTGTGCTACGTTCTAAACGTGTGCTAGAGCGAGTTCCTCGACTACTCTTCCTGCTCAAAACTGAAGGGTTGAATCCGGTCCTAGCGAGAATTTTTAGGAAGCTTTATTTTAAGCTTGCTAGCCCCTCACTTTTGGCTGAATCGCATCCACCTGCTTTAGAAGTACCTCTAAGCGCTAACCCTACTTATCAGCAATGGCTTAATAAGAAATTCCCGCGAGAGGCTGACCTAGCTAAGATGGCTGAGACGCTGAAGGTGTTTCGGTATCAGCCAACTATTAGCGTGTTAATGCCCGTCTTCAACACACCAGAAACTTTTTTGCGAGAGGCGATCGCCTCAGTTCTTGACCAGATTTATCCTTATTGGGAATTGTGCATTGCTGATGATGCCTCTACACAGCCTCATGTAAAAGAGATTTTGGCAGAATATGCTGCTCAAGATCCCAGGATTAAAGTGGTCTTTAGAAGCGAGAACGGCCACATTTCTCGTTCTTCTAATTCAGCGTTAGAAATAGCCACAGGGGAGTTTGTAGCACTTCTTGATCATGATGATTTGCTAACGCCAGATGCTTTATATGAAGTAGCTCTGTTGCTCAATCAGCATCCTGAAGCAGACATGATCTACTCAGATGAAAATAAGCTGAATGAGCAAGGCCAACTGCTAGAACCTGCCTTTAAACCTGACTGGTGTCCAGACTCCTTTTTGTCTCGCATGTACACCTGTCACTTAGGAGTTTACCGGCGCTCTTTACTCGATCAAATCGGTGGCTTCCGTGTGGGTTATGAAGGCAGCCAAGATTATGATTTAGTCCTACGATTTACTGAAAAAACGAATCAAGTCTTTCATATTCCCAAGGTGCTTTACTGCTGGAGAATCCATCCCGAATCTACAGCCACTGGTGAGGAAGATGTCAAACCTTACGCGTACATTGCAGCTCAAAAAGCCCTAGAAGAATCGATTGAGCGCCGTGGAGAGCCTGGAAAAGTTTTAGATGCACCTGGCTTTTTAGGAATTTATCATGTTCGTTATCAGCTACCAGAGCAATATCTAGTTAGTATTATCATTCCAGTAACCAGTGAGCACCAAGCTTTTATTAAAAACTGTATAACATCTATTTTTACAAAAAGTACTTATCCAAACTATGAAGTGATTGTTGTTAGCGATCGCACTGTTTCTCAAGATACAAATCGCCTTCTTGCTCAGTGGCAAGCTAAAGAACCAACAAAGTTTAAACATCATCAGCTTTCTAAGCCTTGTTCTAGTTCTAGCCTCAGCCGCTATGGAACTCGTCAAGCTCAAGGCAGCTATTTACTATTTCTAAATGCCAATACAGCAGTGATTACTCCAGATTGGATTGGTGCCATGCTGGAACAGGCACAGAGACAATCTATTGGCGCAGTTGGAGCTTTATTGCGATATGACGATGACACCATTCAACATGCTGGCTTAATTGTCGGCATTCGTGATGCTGTAGGCTGTAACCACAAGTATCTGCCTGCAACAGCTTCAGGTTATATGTTTCAAATTCAAGCCATCAATAACTTCTCCGCTGTTTCTGGCGCTTGCCTCATGTGTAAGCGAGAAGTTTATGAGCAAATTGGAGGCTTTGATGAAAAATTAACCCATCAATATTACGACGTAGACTTATGTTTAAAGATGGTAGAGCAAGGATATAGAAACATATATTTGCCTCACGTTGCTCTATATCATTATGAGTCGAAGGAAGATAAAGTTTGCGAACCAGATTTAGCTTATTTCAGAGCTAAATGGCAAAGCTTCATTAAACATGACCCCTGCTATAGCCCTCATTTAACAAGGGAATATGAAGATTACCGCCTTTGA